From the genome of Pantoea alfalfae, one region includes:
- the pykF gene encoding pyruvate kinase PykF has protein sequence MKKTKIVCTIGPKTESEEMLTQLLEAGMNVMRLNFSHGDYAEHGQRITNMRAVMQKTGRQAAILLDTKGPEIRTMKLEGGNDAVLKAGQTFTFTTDQSVIGNSERVAVTYPGFTADLKIGNTVLVDDGLIGMEVTEVTENTVVCKVLNNGDLGENKGVNLPGVSIQLPALAEKDKRDLIFGCEQGVDFVAASFIRKRSDVLEIREHLKQHGGEHIQIISKIENQEGLNNFDEILEASDGIMVARGDLGVEIPVEEVIFAQKMMIKKCNKARKVVITATQMLDSMIKNPRPTRAEAGDVANAILDGTDAVMLSGESAKGRYPLESVTIMATICERTDRVMKSRIDSQNDTRKLRITEAVCRGAVETAEKLEAPLIVVATEGGKSAKAVRKYFPNATILALTTNQTTARQLILSKGIETRLVTEIASTDDFYRLGKEAALESGYGQKGDVVVLVSGALVPSGTTNTASVHVL, from the coding sequence ATGAAAAAGACTAAAATCGTTTGTACAATCGGCCCGAAAACCGAATCCGAAGAGATGCTGACTCAACTGCTTGAAGCGGGCATGAATGTTATGCGTCTTAACTTCTCTCACGGCGACTACGCTGAGCATGGTCAACGCATAACTAATATGCGTGCCGTCATGCAAAAAACCGGTCGTCAGGCGGCTATCCTGCTGGACACCAAAGGCCCTGAAATCCGCACCATGAAGCTGGAAGGCGGCAACGATGCGGTGCTAAAAGCTGGCCAGACCTTTACCTTCACTACCGACCAGAGTGTGATCGGCAACAGCGAACGCGTTGCGGTGACCTACCCGGGTTTCACAGCCGACCTGAAAATTGGTAACACCGTGCTGGTCGACGATGGACTGATTGGCATGGAAGTGACCGAAGTCACTGAAAATACCGTCGTGTGCAAAGTCCTGAACAATGGCGATCTGGGTGAGAACAAAGGCGTTAACCTGCCGGGCGTCTCCATCCAGCTGCCTGCTCTGGCTGAGAAAGACAAGCGCGACCTGATTTTTGGTTGTGAGCAGGGCGTAGATTTTGTCGCCGCCTCTTTCATCCGCAAGCGTTCAGACGTCCTGGAAATTCGTGAGCACCTGAAACAGCACGGCGGCGAGCATATCCAGATCATCTCTAAAATCGAAAACCAGGAAGGCCTGAATAACTTCGACGAAATTCTCGAAGCGTCAGACGGCATCATGGTTGCGCGTGGTGACCTGGGTGTTGAGATCCCGGTCGAAGAAGTGATCTTCGCGCAGAAGATGATGATCAAAAAATGTAATAAAGCACGCAAAGTTGTTATCACCGCGACGCAGATGCTTGATTCCATGATCAAGAACCCGCGCCCTACCCGTGCAGAAGCCGGTGACGTAGCGAACGCCATCCTCGACGGTACCGATGCAGTCATGCTGTCCGGTGAGAGCGCTAAGGGTCGTTATCCGCTGGAGTCGGTCACCATCATGGCGACCATCTGTGAGCGTACCGACCGCGTCATGAAGTCACGCATCGACAGCCAGAACGATACCCGCAAGCTGCGTATCACTGAAGCAGTCTGCCGTGGTGCGGTAGAGACGGCTGAGAAGCTGGAAGCGCCACTGATTGTGGTCGCGACCGAAGGTGGTAAGTCTGCTAAAGCCGTACGTAAATATTTCCCGAACGCCACCATTCTGGCACTGACCACCAATCAGACCACCGCACGTCAGCTGATCCTGAGCAAAGGGATCGAGACCCGTCTGGTCACTGAAATCGCCTCAACCGATGATTTCTATCGTCTGGGTAAAGAAGCCGCGCTGGAAAGTGGTTATGGACAGAAAGGTGATGTTGTGGTGCTGGTGTCAGGTGCATTAGTACCAAGCGGAACTACCAACACCGCCTCTGTACACGTACTGTAA
- the punC gene encoding purine nucleoside transporter PunC yields the protein MLSNKGFMPYLALLSMLGFLATDMYLPAFGAMQHTFNTSPGLISASMSLFLGGFAVGQLFWGPLSDRIGRKPVLLAGLTLFGVGCAGMLWVNDITLMLALRFVQAIGVCAAAVSWQALVVDRYPAARANKVFATIMPLVALSPALAPLLGAWLIGHFHWRSIFLVLTLIAVALILTTLRLPTVRPEAREKGAQPGFLTLLKSRVYSGNVLIYSACSASFFAWLTGSPFILADLGLSPADIGLSYVPQTLAFLIGGFGCRALLNRFNGAQLLPWLLGVYSLSILALFAVALAGNSTLVSLMVPFCGMALANGAIYPIVVSSALTPFPHATGKAAALQNTLQLGLCFAASLAVSAGLTQALFTTTLIMTVTILLALLGYAMQRTASAQSVVASPQPACQDNQ from the coding sequence ATGCTGTCGAATAAAGGATTTATGCCCTATCTTGCCCTGCTGAGCATGCTCGGCTTTTTAGCCACTGACATGTATCTGCCCGCCTTTGGTGCGATGCAGCACACCTTTAATACCTCGCCCGGCCTGATTAGCGCCAGTATGAGCCTCTTTCTGGGAGGCTTTGCCGTGGGTCAGCTTTTCTGGGGACCGCTCTCCGACCGCATCGGCCGTAAGCCGGTGCTGCTGGCCGGACTGACCCTGTTTGGCGTCGGCTGTGCGGGCATGCTGTGGGTGAATGATATTACTCTGATGCTGGCGCTGCGCTTTGTGCAGGCCATTGGCGTCTGTGCTGCCGCCGTGAGCTGGCAGGCATTGGTGGTGGATCGCTACCCCGCCGCGCGCGCCAACAAAGTCTTTGCAACGATTATGCCGCTGGTTGCGCTCTCCCCGGCGCTGGCCCCGTTGCTGGGTGCCTGGCTGATCGGTCACTTCCACTGGCGTTCGATTTTTCTGGTGCTGACACTGATTGCGGTGGCGTTGATTCTGACCACCCTGCGTCTGCCCACAGTACGCCCGGAAGCACGCGAAAAAGGAGCACAGCCCGGCTTTCTCACCCTGCTGAAATCCCGGGTCTACAGCGGCAACGTGCTGATCTACTCTGCCTGTTCTGCCAGCTTCTTTGCCTGGCTGACCGGATCGCCGTTCATTCTGGCGGATCTGGGTCTCTCGCCCGCCGATATCGGCCTGAGTTATGTACCCCAGACCCTCGCCTTTTTAATCGGTGGATTTGGCTGTCGCGCCCTGCTCAACCGCTTTAACGGCGCACAGCTGCTCCCCTGGCTGTTAGGCGTCTACAGCCTGAGCATTCTGGCGCTGTTTGCTGTTGCACTTGCAGGCAACAGTACGCTGGTGAGCCTGATGGTGCCGTTCTGTGGGATGGCGCTGGCTAACGGCGCAATTTATCCGATTGTGGTTTCCAGTGCGCTGACGCCCTTCCCGCACGCCACCGGTAAAGCGGCCGCATTGCAGAACACCTTACAACTCGGACTCTGCTTCGCTGCAAGCCTGGCAGTCTCTGCCGGATTAACCCAGGCGCTGTTTACCACTACGCTGATAATGACGGTAACGATTCTGCTGGCGCTACTCGGTTACGCCATGCAGCGTACCGCAAGCGCACAATCTGTTGTTGCCTCTCCGCAACCTGCCTGCCAGGATAACCAGTGA
- the sufE gene encoding cysteine desulfuration protein SufE: MANLPEKEKLVRNFNRCANWEEKYLYIIELGSKLPESSETLHQPENAISGCQSQVWIRMTPQADGSIAFEGDSDAAIVKGLIAIVFSLYQNLPPAEILALDVRHWFGELALVQHLTPTRSQGLEAMIRSIRHTAQNLS, from the coding sequence ATGGCAAATTTGCCTGAAAAAGAGAAACTGGTTCGCAACTTCAACCGTTGCGCTAACTGGGAAGAGAAGTACCTCTACATTATCGAACTGGGTTCAAAGCTTCCGGAATCTTCTGAAACGTTACACCAGCCGGAAAACGCGATTTCGGGTTGCCAGAGTCAGGTGTGGATTAGAATGACCCCGCAGGCCGATGGTTCCATCGCATTTGAAGGTGACAGTGACGCTGCTATTGTTAAAGGTTTGATTGCTATTGTATTTAGTCTCTATCAGAACCTGCCACCCGCTGAAATTCTGGCGCTGGATGTGCGCCACTGGTTTGGCGAACTGGCACTGGTGCAGCACCTGACGCCCACCCGATCGCAGGGGCTGGAGGCGATGATTCGGTCTATTCGCCATACCGCTCAGAACCTCAGCTAA
- the sufS gene encoding cysteine desulfurase SufS: MNFDLERVRADFPILKREVNGHPLAYLDSAASAQRPLSVINAESHFYQHGYAAVHRGIHTLSQQATSDMENVRDQAARFINAGSQEEIIFVKGTTEGINLVANTWGSSNLRSGDNLIITEMEHHANIVPWQMLAQRTGAEVRVLPLNDNGELALEQLAGLIDSRTRLLAVTHVSNVLGTVNPVKAIVAQAKAAGVITLVDGAQAVMHDKVDVQDIGCDFYVFSSHKLYGPNGVGILYGRKALLDEMPPWEGGGSMIGQVLLPTGTTWNSAPWRFEAGTPNTGGIIGFGAAMAYVQALGLDTIHQRETALMNYALDKLGTVPDIQIYGPQSRAGVIAFNLGKHHAFDVGSFLDQYGIAIRTGHHCAMPLMQHYNVPAMCRASFTFYNSEEEVDRLAAGLARIHRLLGG; this comes from the coding sequence ATGAACTTCGATCTCGAACGCGTCAGGGCTGATTTTCCTATCCTGAAGCGTGAGGTCAACGGTCATCCGCTGGCCTATCTTGACAGTGCGGCCAGCGCACAGCGTCCACTCTCGGTGATTAACGCCGAGAGTCATTTCTATCAGCACGGCTATGCGGCCGTGCATCGTGGTATCCATACGCTGAGCCAGCAGGCGACCAGCGACATGGAGAACGTGCGCGATCAGGCTGCCCGTTTCATTAACGCCGGCTCACAGGAAGAGATTATCTTCGTTAAAGGCACCACCGAAGGCATCAACCTGGTGGCGAATACCTGGGGCAGCAGTAACCTCAGGTCTGGCGACAACCTGATCATCACGGAGATGGAGCATCACGCCAATATCGTGCCGTGGCAGATGCTGGCACAGCGTACCGGTGCAGAAGTGCGTGTTCTGCCATTAAATGACAACGGTGAGCTGGCGCTGGAGCAGCTGGCGGGGCTGATAGACAGCCGCACGCGCCTGCTGGCGGTCACGCACGTTTCTAACGTGCTCGGCACCGTTAACCCGGTTAAAGCCATCGTGGCCCAGGCAAAAGCCGCTGGCGTGATTACGCTGGTGGATGGCGCGCAGGCCGTGATGCATGACAAAGTGGATGTGCAGGATATCGGCTGCGACTTCTACGTCTTCTCCAGCCATAAACTCTATGGTCCGAATGGCGTCGGTATTCTCTATGGGCGCAAAGCACTGCTGGATGAGATGCCACCGTGGGAAGGCGGCGGTTCGATGATCGGTCAGGTTCTGCTGCCCACCGGCACCACCTGGAACAGTGCGCCGTGGCGTTTTGAAGCAGGTACACCGAACACCGGCGGCATTATCGGCTTTGGCGCGGCGATGGCCTATGTGCAGGCGCTGGGACTGGATACCATTCATCAGCGTGAGACGGCATTGATGAATTACGCGCTCGATAAGCTGGGCACCGTTCCGGATATTCAGATCTATGGCCCGCAGTCTCGTGCCGGTGTTATTGCCTTTAACCTGGGCAAACATCATGCTTTCGATGTCGGCAGTTTCCTGGATCAATACGGTATTGCCATCCGCACCGGACATCACTGTGCGATGCCACTGATGCAGCACTACAATGTCCCGGCGATGTGCCGTGCTTCCTTCACCTTCTATAACAGTGAAGAGGAAGTGGATCGTCTGGCTGCTGGTTTGGCACGCATTCATCGTCTGCTGGGCGGCTGA
- a CDS encoding major outer membrane lipoprotein, producing MNRTKLVLGAVVLASTMLAGCSSNAKIDQLSSDVQTLNAKVDQLSNDVNAVRSDVQAAKDDAARANQRLDNQAHSYRK from the coding sequence ATGAATCGTACTAAACTGGTACTGGGCGCGGTAGTTCTGGCTTCAACTATGCTGGCTGGTTGCTCAAGCAACGCTAAAATCGACCAGCTGTCTTCAGACGTTCAGACTCTGAACGCTAAAGTTGACCAGCTGAGCAACGACGTGAACGCAGTGCGTTCAGACGTTCAGGCTGCTAAAGATGACGCAGCTCGCGCTAACCAGCGTCTGGACAACCAGGCTCACTCTTACCGTAAGTAA
- the sufD gene encoding Fe-S cluster assembly protein SufD — MAGLPTKSDSALQQWHHLFESRGDVRSLQAQQHWQQLMRVGLPTRKHENWKYTPLDTLLSQQFVLPDAPQTLSAEQVDALALPLDAIRLVYVDGQFQPAFSSRDVELFEIQHSVAAERRPLPAAVQPEVFLHLTESLAEAVTTLRLARGKAAARPVYLLHITSGQQTGMNTVHYRHHLQLEESAEAEVIEHYVSLDERAHFTGTRFTFAIGDNAKLTHTKLAFESSASYHFAHNDLVIGNDGQVSSTSFLLGAGLSRHNTSTQLNGENTTLAINSLVLPVKQEVADTRTYLEHNKGHCVSRQMHKTIVRDKGRAVFNGHIKVAQHALKTDGQMTNNNLLLGKLSEVDTKPQLEIYADDVKCSHGATIGRIDDEQMFYLRSRGIEQDAAQTMIIHAFAAELTETLENEVMRQAVLQRIAQRFPGGDI, encoded by the coding sequence ATGGCTGGCTTACCGACGAAGAGTGATTCTGCGCTGCAACAGTGGCATCACCTGTTTGAATCACGTGGCGACGTGCGTTCTCTGCAGGCACAGCAGCACTGGCAGCAACTGATGCGGGTTGGCCTGCCAACCCGCAAGCATGAAAACTGGAAGTACACGCCGCTGGATACGCTACTGTCCCAGCAGTTCGTGCTGCCCGATGCGCCGCAGACCCTGAGTGCTGAACAGGTTGATGCACTGGCCCTGCCGCTGGATGCGATCCGTCTGGTGTATGTCGACGGTCAGTTCCAGCCCGCCTTCAGCAGCCGCGACGTCGAACTGTTTGAGATCCAGCACAGCGTGGCCGCCGAGCGCCGTCCGCTGCCTGCAGCGGTTCAGCCGGAAGTCTTCCTGCACCTGACCGAGAGTCTGGCAGAAGCGGTGACGACACTGCGTCTGGCACGCGGTAAAGCCGCAGCCCGTCCGGTCTACCTGCTGCATATCACCAGCGGCCAGCAGACGGGCATGAACACAGTTCACTATCGTCATCACCTGCAGCTGGAAGAGAGTGCCGAGGCGGAAGTCATTGAGCACTACGTTTCACTGGATGAGCGCGCCCATTTCACCGGCACGCGCTTTACCTTTGCAATTGGTGACAATGCGAAACTGACTCACACCAAGCTGGCCTTTGAAAGCAGCGCCAGCTACCACTTTGCGCATAACGATCTGGTGATTGGTAACGATGGCCAGGTCAGCAGCACCAGCTTCCTGCTGGGTGCGGGCCTGTCGCGTCACAATACCAGTACTCAGTTGAATGGCGAAAATACCACACTGGCAATTAACAGTCTGGTTCTGCCGGTGAAACAGGAAGTGGCGGATACCCGTACTTACCTGGAGCACAACAAAGGCCACTGTGTCAGCCGCCAGATGCATAAAACCATCGTGCGTGACAAAGGGCGTGCGGTGTTTAACGGTCATATCAAAGTGGCGCAGCATGCTTTGAAGACCGACGGGCAGATGACCAATAATAACCTGTTGCTGGGCAAGCTTTCTGAAGTCGATACCAAACCGCAGCTCGAAATTTACGCGGATGACGTTAAATGCAGCCACGGTGCTACCATTGGTCGTATTGATGATGAGCAGATGTTCTATCTGCGTTCTCGCGGTATTGAGCAGGATGCGGCACAGACCATGATTATTCATGCGTTTGCAGCTGAACTCACCGAAACACTGGAAAATGAGGTGATGCGTCAGGCCGTGCTGCAGCGTATCGCGCAACGTTTTCCCGGAGGCGACATATGA
- a CDS encoding riboflavin synthase subunit alpha, with the protein MFTGIVQGTAEIVSIEEKELFRTHTVRLPEELLPGLALGASVAHNGCCLTVTAIEGDCVSFDLIKETLRVTNLGDLRQGDVVNIERAAKFSDEIGGHLMSGHIMTTAEICKIIQSEHNREVWFKIQDPMQMKYILHKGFVGIDGISLTVGDVTKTKFCVYLIPETLERTTLGAKTFGDRVNIEIDPHTQAIVETVERVLAQRDAAAAMSMLTGHSASENE; encoded by the coding sequence ATGTTTACCGGTATTGTGCAGGGCACCGCAGAAATCGTGTCCATTGAAGAAAAAGAACTGTTTCGTACCCACACTGTCCGACTGCCGGAAGAGCTCTTACCGGGCCTGGCGCTGGGCGCATCTGTTGCCCATAACGGTTGCTGTTTAACCGTAACGGCCATTGAAGGCGATTGCGTCAGTTTTGATTTAATTAAAGAGACGCTGCGGGTCACTAACCTTGGCGATTTACGTCAGGGCGATGTGGTTAATATTGAGCGTGCAGCGAAATTCAGCGATGAAATAGGCGGTCATCTGATGTCAGGTCATATTATGACCACCGCTGAAATCTGCAAGATTATCCAGTCAGAACACAATCGCGAAGTCTGGTTTAAAATCCAGGATCCAATGCAGATGAAATATATCCTGCATAAAGGTTTTGTCGGTATCGACGGCATCAGCCTGACGGTAGGCGATGTGACAAAGACTAAATTCTGTGTCTATCTGATCCCGGAAACGCTGGAGCGCACCACTCTGGGCGCGAAGACGTTTGGCGACCGGGTCAATATTGAGATCGATCCGCACACGCAGGCAATCGTAGAGACCGTTGAGCGGGTGTTAGCACAGCGCGATGCCGCGGCGGCAATGAGCATGCTGACCGGCCATTCAGCCTCCGAGAATGAATAA
- a CDS encoding L,D-transpeptidase family protein, whose product MKPALRLAGALLLTCFGLSAPAFATEYPLPPPDSRLIGENVLTQVPDDKQPLEAIAARYQVGLLGMLEANPGTDPWLPKAGTQLTVPLQMILPDTPREGIVVNLAELRLYYYPKGEDKVIVYPIGIGQLGAATPVMVTQISQKIPNPTWTPTANIRKRYAREGITLPGVVPAGPDNPMGQFAMRLARGTGQYLIHGTNAKFGIGMRVSSGCIRLRSEDIEALFNAVPKGTRVQIINQPVKYAVEPDGKRYVEVHQPLSRNDKDDPQTMAIAIGSDLKKFMKSEKSDSALIKASLTRRSGMPVLVSSGEPVQSDTVPPAGLESASVGADSPVTQAEGNAVQP is encoded by the coding sequence ATGAAACCTGCTTTACGTTTAGCCGGTGCATTGCTGCTGACCTGCTTTGGGCTCTCTGCACCCGCATTCGCCACCGAATACCCGCTGCCACCGCCTGACAGTCGCCTGATTGGCGAAAACGTTCTGACTCAGGTTCCTGATGATAAACAACCACTGGAAGCCATTGCAGCCCGCTACCAGGTCGGGCTGCTGGGCATGCTGGAGGCGAATCCCGGCACCGATCCCTGGCTGCCCAAAGCGGGTACCCAACTGACGGTACCGCTGCAGATGATCCTGCCCGACACGCCACGCGAAGGGATTGTGGTGAATCTGGCCGAGCTGCGTCTCTACTACTATCCCAAAGGGGAAGATAAGGTTATCGTCTATCCCATCGGCATTGGCCAATTGGGTGCGGCAACGCCGGTCATGGTGACCCAGATCAGCCAGAAAATCCCGAATCCGACCTGGACCCCCACGGCTAACATTCGCAAGCGCTACGCCAGAGAGGGCATTACATTGCCTGGCGTGGTACCAGCCGGACCGGATAATCCAATGGGACAGTTCGCCATGCGTCTGGCACGGGGTACCGGCCAGTATCTGATCCACGGCACCAATGCGAAGTTTGGCATCGGCATGCGGGTCAGTTCAGGCTGTATCCGTCTGCGTTCAGAGGATATAGAAGCGCTGTTCAACGCCGTCCCCAAAGGCACGCGTGTTCAGATCATCAATCAGCCGGTTAAGTACGCGGTGGAGCCGGATGGAAAACGCTACGTGGAAGTGCATCAGCCGCTGTCGCGTAACGATAAAGACGATCCACAGACCATGGCCATTGCGATCGGCAGTGACCTGAAGAAATTCATGAAGAGTGAGAAGAGTGATAGCGCGCTCATTAAAGCCAGCTTAACGCGACGCTCAGGCATGCCTGTACTGGTCAGCAGTGGCGAGCCGGTGCAAAGTGATACCGTGCCGCCTGCGGGGCTGGAGAGTGCATCTGTGGGGGCTGATAGCCCGGTGACACAGGCTGAGGGTAACGCGGTTCAACCCTGA
- the cfa gene encoding cyclopropane fatty acyl phospholipid synthase produces MSSSYAEAVSPEENHWYRIVHEMLEKADIEINGSRPWDIHINHPGFFKRVLQEGSLGLGESYMDGWWECDRLDIFFHQVLKHKLDQQLPHHFKDTLRIAAARLTNLQSKKRAWIVGKEHYDLGNDLFSLMLDPYMQYSCGYWKEATTLATAQEAKLDMICRKLALEPGMSLLDIGCGWGGLAEFAARHYGVKVHGVTISAEQQKLAQQRCSGLDVTILLQDYRDLNEQFDRIVSVGMFEHVGPKNYATYFDVVDRNLKPDGIFLLHTIGAIKTDMSVDPWIDKYIFPNGCLPSVRHVADASEPHFILEDWHNFGADYDKTLMAWHERFLQAWPALADNYGERFKRMFSYYLNACAGAFRARDIQLWQIVFSRGVEGGLRVAR; encoded by the coding sequence ATGAGTTCATCTTATGCAGAAGCAGTGAGCCCTGAAGAAAACCATTGGTATCGCATCGTCCACGAAATGCTGGAAAAAGCGGATATTGAAATTAATGGTTCACGTCCCTGGGATATTCATATTAATCATCCCGGCTTTTTTAAGCGTGTTCTGCAGGAAGGATCGCTTGGGCTCGGTGAGAGCTACATGGATGGGTGGTGGGAGTGCGACCGGCTGGATATTTTCTTCCATCAGGTGCTTAAACATAAACTCGATCAGCAACTCCCGCATCACTTTAAAGATACGCTGCGCATCGCCGCTGCCCGCTTAACCAATCTGCAGTCGAAAAAGCGGGCCTGGATTGTCGGTAAAGAGCATTACGACCTGGGTAACGATCTCTTTTCACTGATGCTTGACCCCTATATGCAATATTCCTGTGGCTACTGGAAAGAGGCCACGACCCTGGCGACGGCGCAGGAAGCCAAGCTGGATATGATTTGCCGTAAATTAGCGCTGGAACCGGGAATGTCGCTGCTGGATATCGGCTGTGGCTGGGGCGGACTTGCGGAATTTGCCGCACGTCATTATGGCGTTAAAGTGCATGGCGTGACGATTTCCGCCGAACAACAGAAACTGGCGCAGCAGCGCTGTAGCGGATTAGATGTCACGATTCTGTTGCAGGATTATCGCGATCTGAATGAGCAGTTTGATCGCATCGTTTCAGTAGGCATGTTCGAGCATGTCGGGCCAAAGAATTACGCCACCTATTTTGATGTGGTTGATCGTAATTTAAAACCTGATGGTATTTTCCTTCTTCACACCATTGGCGCGATTAAAACCGATATGAGCGTCGATCCCTGGATTGACAAATATATCTTCCCTAACGGCTGCCTGCCTTCAGTGCGTCACGTGGCGGATGCCAGCGAGCCCCATTTTATTCTGGAAGACTGGCATAACTTCGGGGCCGATTACGACAAAACGTTGATGGCCTGGCATGAGCGCTTTTTGCAGGCCTGGCCGGCGCTGGCCGACAACTATGGCGAACGCTTTAAGCGAATGTTCTCCTATTATCTCAATGCCTGTGCCGGTGCCTTCCGGGCGCGCGATATTCAGCTGTGGCAGATTGTGTTCAGCCGCGGTGTTGAGGGTGGATTACGGGTGGCGCGATAG
- a CDS encoding MATE family efflux transporter, translating into MQKYLTEARQLLALAIPVILAQVAQTAMGFVDTIMAGAVSATDMAAVAVGTSVWLPAILFGHGLLLALTPTVAQLNGSGRRERIGEQIRQGYWLAFFVSLLIMVLLWHAGYLIRAMHDIDPALALKAEGYLHALLFGAPGYLFFQVLRNQCEGLSKTKPGMVLGFLGLMFNIPLNYVFIYGHFGMPALGGVGCGVATASVYWVMFICMRFWVRRMGSMRDIRMESRWSPPSRPILSRLMTLGLPVALALFFEVTLFAVVALLVSPLGIVNVAGHQIALNFSSLMFVLPLSLGVATTIRVGYRLGQGSTEQAKVAAWTAQGVGISMAALTAIFTVTFRHQIALLYNDNPEVVTLAAQLMLLAAIYQFSDSIQVIGSGILRGYKDTRSIFFITFIAYWLLGLPAGYLLALTDWLVPRMGPAGFWCGFIIGLTSAAVMMIWRIRRLQRSPAEIILARAAR; encoded by the coding sequence GTGCAGAAGTATTTAACAGAAGCGCGTCAATTGCTGGCCCTTGCGATTCCGGTCATCCTTGCTCAGGTGGCCCAAACCGCAATGGGATTTGTGGATACCATTATGGCCGGCGCAGTCAGCGCCACGGATATGGCCGCCGTTGCTGTCGGCACCTCTGTCTGGCTTCCGGCCATCCTGTTTGGTCATGGTCTTCTGCTTGCATTGACGCCCACCGTTGCGCAACTCAACGGTTCAGGCCGCCGCGAACGCATCGGCGAACAGATCCGCCAGGGCTACTGGCTCGCCTTTTTTGTCTCACTGCTGATTATGGTGCTGCTGTGGCACGCCGGTTATCTTATCCGGGCGATGCATGACATCGATCCCGCGCTGGCGCTTAAAGCCGAGGGCTATCTGCATGCCCTGCTGTTCGGCGCGCCAGGCTATCTCTTCTTTCAGGTGCTGCGTAATCAGTGCGAGGGGCTGTCGAAAACCAAACCCGGCATGGTGCTGGGCTTTCTGGGCCTGATGTTTAACATCCCGCTGAACTATGTCTTTATCTACGGCCACTTCGGCATGCCCGCGTTGGGCGGTGTCGGCTGCGGCGTGGCAACGGCATCGGTCTACTGGGTGATGTTTATCTGCATGCGCTTCTGGGTGCGCCGGATGGGCAGCATGCGCGATATCCGTATGGAGAGCCGCTGGTCGCCGCCTTCGCGTCCGATTCTGAGCCGTCTCATGACGCTGGGATTGCCGGTGGCACTGGCGCTGTTCTTTGAGGTCACGCTATTTGCCGTTGTGGCCCTGCTGGTTTCACCACTGGGGATCGTGAATGTGGCCGGTCACCAGATCGCGCTGAACTTCAGTTCACTGATGTTTGTATTACCGCTGTCGCTGGGCGTCGCAACCACCATCCGCGTCGGCTATCGTCTGGGTCAGGGTTCTACTGAGCAGGCAAAAGTCGCCGCCTGGACCGCTCAGGGTGTGGGCATCAGCATGGCAGCGCTGACCGCGATTTTTACCGTGACGTTTCGTCACCAGATTGCCCTGCTCTATAACGACAACCCTGAAGTGGTCACACTGGCGGCGCAGTTGATGCTGCTGGCAGCGATTTATCAGTTCTCGGACTCGATACAGGTGATTGGCAGCGGGATCCTGCGTGGGTATAAAGACACAAGGTCCATTTTCTTTATTACCTTTATCGCTTACTGGCTGCTGGGACTGCCCGCCGGGTATCTGCTGGCGCTGACTGACTGGCTGGTGCCCCGGATGGGGCCAGCAGGCTTCTGGTGCGGCTTTATTATCGGTCTGACCTCGGCGGCAGTCATGATGATCTGGCGCATCAGACGCTTACAGCGGTCACCTGCGGAAATCATTCTGGCGCGCGCGGCGCGATAA